From the Streptomyces sp. SN-593 genome, the window AGGTAGGCGTGGTTGCGTTCACTGGCCGTCCCGATCACGGTGGCGCCCAGCGCGCGGGCGATCTCGACCGCCGCGCCTCCGACGCCGCCGGCAGCCCCTTCGATCAGCAGAGTGCGGCCCTCCAGGTGCCCGAGCGCCTTCAGCCCGCCCAGCGCCGTCACGGACGCCAGGCCCGCGGCGGCGGCCTCGTTGTCGCTCCAGTCGGCGGGTGCGGGAGCCCAGGCCGACAGGACCGCGAACTCGGCCGAAGCACCCGTCACTCCGCCGAGGCCGAAGACCCGGTCACCGATGCCGACCGAGTCGACGCTCCCACCGATCCTGTCCACCACGCCCACGGCGTCGCGTCCCGGGATCGCGGGCAGATCGACCGGCAGGAAGTCGCGCACCGATCCGTTGCGTACCTTCCAGTCGACGGGATTGACGCTGGCCGCCGTGACCCGGACGCGGATCTCACCGGGGCCGGGCGTCGGGTCCGGAGCCTGCTCGACGACAAGGGTGTCCGTACCGCCGTACTCGTGGTAGCGGGCTGCGCGCATGATGACCTGCTCTTTTCGGTGCGAATGGCTACGGATGTCCTGGCGTCCCATACTCTAGAACCTGACATTGACGTGAGGTGCAACTCCGGACGTCAGCCGGGAGGAAGAAGAGAGAGTCATACGGATAGGTGAGGCAACCCGCCAGTGGGCGGTGAGCGTGCGTGCGCTGCGCTCTCACGAGGAGCGGAACCTGCTGCGGACCGACGGCGGTGCCGGAGGTCAGTGCCATGACCCGGAATCCGCGGGCGAGCAGGTCCATATGATCCAGCAGATGTTCGCCGCCGGACCGCCGGGTACCGCCCCGACGTCCTCAACGGCCGCCCATCCGGCACTGGCCTTGCCCCCGCCCCACCATGCCGACACCGCCCTTTGAAGGTCAGCAGACCGGCCCGGACGGGATCAGGGACCCGTCGCCTCTCGGGGGCGGCGGGTCCCCGCGGTTCTCCGTCGCCTCAGGGGGCACCGCGCACCGCGCCCGGCTCCGGCTGCGGCTGCGGCTCCAGCAGGGGCTCCGGCAGGGGCGCCCCGCCCGCGGGTTCGCTCCGGGCGGCGGCCACCCGGGCCCGGCCGGCCCGCGGCACCGCGACCGCGGCGGCGAGGGCGACGAGCGAGGCCACGACCATGGCCAGGAAGGCATGGTCGAACCCGGCGCCCGTCGGCGCCGACCCGGCACCGCCGGATGTCACCAGGGTCGCCGCGACCTGCCCGCCGAAGGCACCGCCGAGCGTGCGCGCGACGGTGTTGACCCCCGTCGCGACACCCGTCTCCTCGGGGCGCACCGCCTGCACCACGAGGTTCGCCATGGCCGCGAAGGCCAGGCCGATGCCCAGGCCCAGCAGGGCGCTGGCCGCAAGGATGGGCAGCCGGGAGCCGTGCGCGGCCGCGAGCAGGACGAACCCGGCGAGCACCGCGCCCGCCCCGCACACCGCGGGCGGCTTCGCGCCGTAGCGGGCCTCCAGGCGGCCGGAGAAGGGGCCGACCAGGAGCATCACCGCGGACAGCGGCAGCACCATGAGGCTCGCGGTGGTGACGGAGTCGCCGAAGCCGACCTGCGACTCGGCGTACTGCGGGACCAGCAGCAGGGCCGAGAAGAGGCCGAAGCCGAGACCGATCGCGAGCAGGTTGACCGGCCACACCGCGCGCTTCCGCATCATGGCCATGTCGACCAGCGGGGACGCCGAGCGGTTCTCGACCGCCACCCACAGCGCCAGGACGACGGCGCCCGCCGCGGCCAGTCCGAGCGTCCGGGCGTCGACCCACCCCCAGGCGGCGGTCCGGCTGACCGCCAGCAGGATCGCGGACAGGCCGGCGGACATCAGGGCCGCGGCACCCCAGTTGACGGACGCGGAGGCCCGCAGACGCGAGGCGGGGAGCACCCGGGCGGACACCGCGAGCCCGAGCGCGGTGCAGATCAGCGGTATCCAGAACAGCCAGTGGACCGACAGGTGGTCGGCGATGATGCCGGCGAGCAGGACCCCCAGACCACTTCCCAGGCCCAGCAGCGCGGAGATGAGACCGATGGCGGCGGGCACCTTCTCGCGCGGGAGCTCCTCGCGCACGATGGCGAAGCTGAGCGCGAACAGGCCGCCGGCCACGCCCTGGACGACCCGGCCGAGGAGGAGCAGCCACAGCGTGTCGGCGAGGGCGGCCAGGAGCGTGCCGGCCATGACGACGCCGAGCGTGACCAGGAAGACCGGGCGCTTGCCGTGGATGTCGCCGAGGCGCCCGACGACCGGGGTGCAGATGCCCAGGCTCAGCAGGAAGACGGTGAGGGCCCACGCGGCGCTGTCCGGCGTGGTGTGCACGGAGAGGGCGATCTTGCCGATCGCCGGCGAGACGAGCGACTGCAGCAGCGCGACGGCCAGGCAGACGAAGGCGAGGGACCCGACGATCAGGCCGGGGCGGGTGCGTTGGGTGGACATGGCCGCCACCGTAGATCTAAGTGGGCACGGGTGTCCACTTAAAATGGTCACGAGTGCCCACTTGTCCCGTCTAGGGTGGGGCCGGTGAGACCAGAACCCCTGCGGGGCCCCGCCCAGCGCGCCGACGCCCGCGCGAACCGCGAGGCGATCCTCGCCGCCGCCGCCAGGCTGTACGCCGACCGGGACCCCGCCATCCCGAGCATCGACATCGCCAAGGCGGCGGGCGTCGGCCGCGCCACGCTGGCCCGCCACTTCCCGACACCGCAGTCGCTGCGCCTGGCGGTCTTCGAGCAGTTGATCGAGCAGATCGAGCGGATCGCCTCGTCCCTTCCGGACGGCCCCGGCGTGCTGCCGCTGTTCATCGGCCGGGTGATCGACCTGTTCGACGACAACGCCCCGCTCGTCGACCTGATCCGCTCGGCCAGGGACCCGCGCGCCGGCACCGACGACCTGGTGGAACGGCTGCGCGCCGCGGTCACGCCGGTACTGTGGCGCGCGCGCGAGGCCGGGGTCATCGACACCGAGGTGGACGCCGAGGACTTCCGCCTGCTCATCTTCATGGCCAGCAGCGCGACGCGCACCCACCCCGGCCCCGACGCGCGCGCCCGGATCGCCCGGCTCGTCTGGAACGCGCTGCGCCGCTCCTTTGAGCAGCCGCCGCCCGCACCGCCGGCCGAGGCCCCGCCGGCCGAGGCCGCATCGACCGAGCAGGGTTCCGGCTGACACCGGGCCGCGCCGCCGCGTCACCCGGGGTCGGTGCGATGCGGGCGCCGGCCCGCTCGGGCGGGGCGGGCGCGCTCGGGCAGGGGCGGGGGAGGCGGGGCGGGCACGCTCGGGCAGGGGCGGGGGAGGCGGGGCAGAATGGGAGTATGCCTGAATTGCCCGAGGTCGAGGCGTTGCGCTGGTTTCTCGACGAGCACCTGGTGGGGAGGGAGATCGAGCGGGTCCACCCGCTGGCTGTCAGTGCGCTGAAGACCTACCGCCCGGGGGTCGCGGACCTGGAGGGGCGGACGTTCGACGCCGTGGCGCGTTACGGGAAGTTCCTGGACCTGGGAGCCGGGGACCTGCACCTGGTGATGCACCTGGCGCGGGCGGGCTGGGTGCGGTGGAACGACAGGATGCCCGAGGCGCCGCCCCGCCCGGGCAAGAGCCCGCTCGCGCTGCGGGTTCGGCTGGCGGACCCCGCCGGGGTCGGGTTCGACGTGACGGAGGCGGGCACGCAGAAGCGGCTGGCCGTCTACGTGGTGCACGACCCGGCGGAGGTGCCGGGCGTCGCGCGGCTGGGGCCCGACCCGCTGGCGCCGGACTTCACGCCCGAGGTCTTCTCGGGGCTGCTGGCGGGCGAACGGCGGCAGGTCAAGGGGATGCTGCGGGACCAGAGCGTGATCGCGGGGATCGGCAACGCGTACTCCGACGAGATCCTGCACGCGGCGAAGATGTCGCCGTACAAGCTCGCGGCGAAGCTGTCGGGGCAGGAGGCGGCGCTGCTGTACGACATGATCGGCAGCACGCTGCGCGACGCGGTCGAGCGCTCACGCGGGCTGCCGCTGCGTGATCTGAAGGCGGAGAAGAAGAGCGGGCTTCGGGTGCACGGGCGCAAGGGCGAGCCGTGCCCGGTGTGCGGGGACACCATCCGCGAGGTGTCCTTCAGCGATTCGGCGCTCGACTACTGCCCCACCTGCCAGACCGGCGGGAAGCCCCTCGCGGACCGCCGCCTGTCGCGGTTGCTGAAGTAGGGGGCGGTGGGACGCGCGGGGCGGTGGGCGTACGGGCTCCGGCTCGCCCCGTCCCGCCACGCCGGCGCCATCCCGAGGCCCCTGGTCCCGCGCGGCGCCCGGGTCACGAGGCGTCCTGCGTGAACGTGATGGTGGTCGTGATGTCGCCGCCCGGGGTGGGGGCGCACTCCTGCGCCGCGCCCGCGCACGGGCCGGTCCAGGTGCCCGGCAGGTAGAGCGGGCTCATGGTGGCGCTCGACCCGGCGGAGGTGCCGGCCCCGTCCGACGTGCTCGACCCGCCGGTGGGGTCCGCGCCGGCCGTGCTCCCCGTGGTGCTCGAACCGCCGGCGCCGCCCGCGCCCGTGGTGCCGCCGTCCCCGGCGCCGCCGGAACCGCCCGGGTCGGTGCCGCCCCCGTGGGCGTCGAGCAGGAGCGGGGCCTTCGCGTCGAAGTAGCGGACGGTGCAGGGTTCGGCCGGGTCGCAGGTGGTGACGGTGCCGTCGGAGGTGATGTCGACGTACCCGTGCCGGCTGCCGGTGGCGTCGGGGGACACGGTCACCTTGACGGTGGCGAAGGCCCTGCCGGTCAACCGGGCGCTGCTCCTGCCGTCCTTGCCGTAGCTGACCGTGAGGGTGTCCGCGCGCCGGCCGAGCGCAGTCGGCGCGAACCGGACCAGAACGCTGCAACTGGTGCCCGCGGCGAGCTTCTTGGCCTGCGCCGGCGCCCCGCCGCCGTCGAGGAACCCGGGCGCCACGGCCTCCCCGGTCCGGCACGAGCCCTGGGTGATGGCGAAGTCGGAGCGGGTGGACAGGGTGATCGCCTCCAGGGCGACCGGTGTGCCGTTGGGGTTGGTGATGGTGAGTGTGGCGACGGGGGCGCTGCCGGCCGGGCCCGCGTGGACGTCACCGTAGTCGGCGGTGCCCTCGATCGTGAGGGGGCGCAGGGCGGTGCCGGGTCCGGTCGGGGAGGTGGCCTCGGTGGGGGCGGTGCCGCTCGGGGCGTCCTGGTCCGCGATGCCGCTGCTGCGCCGGACGCCGGGCAGGCCGCCGGAGGTGGCGGGGCCGCCCTTGGCCCCGGCCGCCGAGGTGCTGTGGTGCCGGCCGGTGACACCCACCCCGCCCAGCCCGTCGCCCCCCACGGTGCCGACCGCGACCGCGACGCCGGTCGCCAGGGCCGCGGTCGCGGCAGCCATGCCGACGAGCGCTCTGTGACTGCGGCGGCGTGCCCGGGCCCTCCTCCGGCGCCCCGTCGAACGCCCTATGCCGGACAGCCGCCTGCCCAGCAGGGCCCGCGAGGCGCCCGCGGCGCCCCCGCCGCGCGCGTCGCCGCTGCCGCCGGCCAGCACCAGGTTCGCCCGGGTGTCCTCCACCGCGGGGTCGTGGACGGCGCGGAAGTGCCGCGTGCGCAGCTCCAACGCGTGGGACAGCGCGTCGCGGGCCTCCTCCCGGCGGCCCTCCAGGAGGTGGAGCGTGCCCTCCTGGTGGGCGAAGTGCGCCTCCGCCGCCGCGTCCGGCAGCCGGCCGGCCGCGAGGCGCCCGATCTCAAGAGTCCGCTGCCAGGACCTCCAGTGGCCCTGGACGCACAGCACCGGCTCCACGGTCGTGGCGAGCGCGACCACCGACTCCCAGTCCCCGCGGCCCGCCGCCGCGTCCAGCAGCGGCACCGCCGCGTCGGCGGCCTGTCCCGCCTCCTCCCCGGCCGGGTCGCGCGCCTCGATCCAGGCGCCGAGGGTCCGCAGGGACGCGCGCAGGTCGAGCTGACGGTGGAGCAGCCGCAGGTACGGCTCGGGCAGGCCGGCCGGCAGGCCGAAGCGGTCGCCGTGCTTCTCGGCCAGTCCCCGGGCGCACAGCCGCTCGAACCGCTCGGCGCCGGGTTCGACCTCGGCCATCGCGGCGACCAGCCGGGCCGGCAGCCGGGCACCGCCGAGCAGGGCCAGCGCGGCCAGGGCCCGTCGGGACTGCGGGTCGAGCGCGGCGACGGCCAACGCGTCGAGCGTGGCGGGGCCCGGCTCGACCTGGCGCACCAGGTCGGCGAGGTCGCGGTCGTCGTACCGCACCAGCGCGGCGGCCTGGCGCAGGGCGAGCGGGCGGCCGTCGAGCGCGGCGACCAGCCGGTGCGCCTGCGGCAGTTCGGCGCCGGCGATGATCCGGTCGAGGAGGCGGGAGAGCAGGGTCACCGCGTCCTCGGCGGCGAGCCCGGGCAGCGGGTGGGAGATACCGAGCGGCCCGACGGCCGGCCGGACCGCGCCGATCAGCACCGCGCACCCGCGTAACGCCTCCCGCAGGTCGGCGATCTGCGGCGGGTCGTACCCCACGTCGTCCAACGCGACGACGGCGTTCACCTGCCGGAGGGCGCGCCGGCACTCCTCGGCGCTCAGCCGGGGAGCGCCGGGCGGGTACACGTAGAACTCGCGGACCAGGTCCTGGAGGAAGTCCTCGAAGTCGGCGGCGCCGACTCGGACGTAGGCGTCCGGGGCGACGGCGCGCAGCAGGGAGGTCTTCCCCGATCCGCGTTCCGCGGTGAACTCGACCATGCGGCGCGACCGCACCACGCTGCGCAGCAGGCCCAGTTGCTCTTCCCGCCCCACGAGCGTGCCCACCGCGCCCGTGTGCGGATGGCTCACCCGGCGGCGCGGCAGGCGCGCGGGCGGGCCGTCCTCCTCCCCGCACCGGTCGCCGTCCCGCCCATCCGTTCCGGGCGCGGCACGCTCCAGCCGCACGCCGCGGCCGCGTCCTTTGACCACCACGCGGAACTCTCCGAAGTCGAAGCCTTCCATCGCCACCCCCGGCACCCCTGGTTCCCCCGGTCATCCCCGGCTTCCCGGACGGGAATGAACGCGGCGCTCCCTGCACCACGCGAGAACCACGTTACGGGCTGCGTCCGCCTCCCTGCGCAAAGTTATCCACAGCCTGCGCGAGAAGTCCGATATTCAAGCCCGGGGGTACGGGGCGGTGGCCGGCGGGGGCGACCCGCGGATGCGACGAGGCCCGGCACGCATGGCGTGCCGGGCCTCGTCATCGGTCCGTGCGGGGGCGGCCCGCCGGGGGGCCGCATCCCGCCGGCGGGCGGGCCGGGGCCTCACCTCTCTTCGGACGCCTCGCGGCCGTAGCGGCGGTTGAACCGCTCGACCCGGCCGGCGGAGTCCATGACGCGCTGGGTGCCCGTGTAGAAGGGGTGGCTCGCCGACGAGACCTCCACGTCGAACACCGGGTAGGTCCGGCCGTCGGTCCACTCGACGGTGCGGTCGCCGGTGAGCGTGGAACGGGTCAGGAAGGCGTCACCCGAGGCGCGGTCGCGGAAGACGACGGGGCCGTAGGCGGGGTGGATGGAGGGCTTCATGTCGGTCAGCGCTCCTCTCGGAAGTCGACGTGGCGACCCGCGACGGGGTCGAACTTGCGCAGGGTCATGCGGTCGGGGTCGTTCCGCCGGTTCTTGCGGGTGACGTACGTGTAGCCGGTGCCCGCGGTGGACCGGAGCTTGACGACGGGACGCAGTTCGTTTCTGGCCATGCCGACAGTATACGACTTTGGTTTTCATTTTCAAGTCCCCGCGGCCGCCCGTGTGGCGATCACGATGCGTCGTCGATTCGCGACTTTCCGCGAGGACATCCGCGGGTTTCTGGCCGGTGGGCGACACCATCTGACTCCATAACGCGTGTTCGCCACTGGACAGTCCCTTTAGGGTCGGTCTGGTGACAGCCGACGCTCCGCCGCTACCGCCGCAGCCAGCCGCCGCCTCCCCCGGAGCACCCCCGCCGGCCGGGACGGCCGGTACGGACGCCGCGTGGCCGTCGGCGCGCGCGCTGCTGTGGGGGGCGCTGCGGGCGCGACGCCGGGACCTGGTGGCCGCGTCGGTGCTCTACAGCTCGCACCAGCTCGGCGAGTCGATGGTGCCGGTGGTGGTCGGGGCGACGGTGGGCGAGGCCGTCGCGGGCGGCAGCCGGTGGGCGATCGCGCTCTGGCTGGGCGTGCTCGCCGCGGACTTCGTCCTGCTGTCGCTGTCCTTCCGGTTCGGCGCCCGCGCGAGCATGCGGGCGAAGCAGCACACGGGGCACGTGGTGCGCATGTGGGTGACCGAGCGGGTCCTGCGCCCGACCG encodes:
- a CDS encoding NADP-dependent oxidoreductase, coding for MRAARYHEYGGTDTLVVEQAPDPTPGPGEIRVRVTAASVNPVDWKVRNGSVRDFLPVDLPAIPGRDAVGVVDRIGGSVDSVGIGDRVFGLGGVTGASAEFAVLSAWAPAPADWSDNEAAAAGLASVTALGGLKALGHLEGRTLLIEGAAGGVGGAAVEIARALGATVIGTASERNHAYLTSLGAVPVTYGAGLSERLADLAPTGIDLVLDVAGSGSLSDLVEIAGGPDRVVTVADHMNAEPLGVRVANAVNDSTLLAEAARLGGEGRYVPRIERSYPLEEIAKAHAASEQGHVRGKIVVTV
- a CDS encoding MFS transporter, coding for MSTQRTRPGLIVGSLAFVCLAVALLQSLVSPAIGKIALSVHTTPDSAAWALTVFLLSLGICTPVVGRLGDIHGKRPVFLVTLGVVMAGTLLAALADTLWLLLLGRVVQGVAGGLFALSFAIVREELPREKVPAAIGLISALLGLGSGLGVLLAGIIADHLSVHWLFWIPLICTALGLAVSARVLPASRLRASASVNWGAAALMSAGLSAILLAVSRTAAWGWVDARTLGLAAAGAVVLALWVAVENRSASPLVDMAMMRKRAVWPVNLLAIGLGFGLFSALLLVPQYAESQVGFGDSVTTASLMVLPLSAVMLLVGPFSGRLEARYGAKPPAVCGAGAVLAGFVLLAAAHGSRLPILAASALLGLGIGLAFAAMANLVVQAVRPEETGVATGVNTVARTLGGAFGGQVAATLVTSGGAGSAPTGAGFDHAFLAMVVASLVALAAAVAVPRAGRARVAAARSEPAGGAPLPEPLLEPQPQPEPGAVRGAP
- a CDS encoding TetR/AcrR family transcriptional regulator, producing MRPEPLRGPAQRADARANREAILAAAARLYADRDPAIPSIDIAKAAGVGRATLARHFPTPQSLRLAVFEQLIEQIERIASSLPDGPGVLPLFIGRVIDLFDDNAPLVDLIRSARDPRAGTDDLVERLRAAVTPVLWRAREAGVIDTEVDAEDFRLLIFMASSATRTHPGPDARARIARLVWNALRRSFEQPPPAPPAEAPPAEAASTEQGSG
- a CDS encoding Fpg/Nei family DNA glycosylase; translated protein: MPELPEVEALRWFLDEHLVGREIERVHPLAVSALKTYRPGVADLEGRTFDAVARYGKFLDLGAGDLHLVMHLARAGWVRWNDRMPEAPPRPGKSPLALRVRLADPAGVGFDVTEAGTQKRLAVYVVHDPAEVPGVARLGPDPLAPDFTPEVFSGLLAGERRQVKGMLRDQSVIAGIGNAYSDEILHAAKMSPYKLAAKLSGQEAALLYDMIGSTLRDAVERSRGLPLRDLKAEKKSGLRVHGRKGEPCPVCGDTIREVSFSDSALDYCPTCQTGGKPLADRRLSRLLK
- a CDS encoding type B 50S ribosomal protein L31; the encoded protein is MKPSIHPAYGPVVFRDRASGDAFLTRSTLTGDRTVEWTDGRTYPVFDVEVSSASHPFYTGTQRVMDSAGRVERFNRRYGREASEER
- the rpmG gene encoding 50S ribosomal protein L33, translated to MARNELRPVVKLRSTAGTGYTYVTRKNRRNDPDRMTLRKFDPVAGRHVDFREER